The following coding sequences are from one Gossypium raimondii isolate GPD5lz chromosome 4, ASM2569854v1, whole genome shotgun sequence window:
- the LOC105779245 gene encoding glutaredoxin-C1, with translation MYCEGDSWGFYLPMSLRSMGSDPMKRVVKLASESAVVIFSVSSCCMCHAAKRLFCGMGVNPTVYELDQDPRGKEMEMALTTLLGNSQTVPIVFIGGKLIGAMDRVMASHINGTLVPLLKEAGALWL, from the coding sequence ATGTATTGTGAGGGTGATTCTTGGGGCTTCTACTTGCCAATGAGCTTGAGGAGCATGGGGTCGGACCCAATGAAGAGGGTGGTGAAGCTGGCCTCAGAGAGCGCAGTGGTGATATTCAGTGTGAGCAGCTGCTGCATGTGCCATGCTGCCAAGAGGCTGTTCTGTGGAATGGGGGTGAACCCAACCGTGTACGAGCTGGACCAAGACCCTAGAGGGAAAGAGATGGAGATGGCACTCACCACACTTCTTGGCAACTCACAGACTGTTCCTATTGTTTTTATTGGTGGGAAGCTGATAGGTGCTATGGACCGGGTCATGGCTTCCCATATTAATGGAACCTTGGTACCACTTCTCAAGGAGGCCGGAGCTCTTTGGCTCTAA